A region of the Candidatus Schekmanbacteria bacterium genome:
AGACAGTATTGTATATATCACTCCATTGAATAGACCGATTATCCAAGCACAATCACGCATCAAAAGAATAAAATAAGAGACATAAATCTCCTTTGTGCTAAATCCCTTTTCTTTGAAAAATCTCAAAATATCCGTCTTCAAAAAAATTGAACAGAGAATGGCAAAAATAAATAGAAAAACTCCATAATCTGAAAGAAAGATTAATGGCACTGATACAATTAAAAGCAAAATTGATATTAGCTCCCAAATTATGGACCTTTTCTGGTAGTTCGATTGAGAAAAAAAAATCTCTGGAAACTTCAAGTAGCTGTTCATTACCTGGCGGGCAAAGAATTCCTGTTGTTTCAAGTACTTCCACAAACTATTTCTAAAATTATGAACTACGCCATTGTTATGAAGCCAATGAATTTTATATTTTTTGCTTATCCAATATCCAAGCTCCATATCCTCATTCAAAACGGGTTGAAATCCTCCACCAGCTTCATATGCCTCCTTTGTAACTACAAAATTACAGCTCGATATTGTATTCACCTCTTTTGGTATGTCTTTCTGCCTGTATGAGCAGTCGGCGTATTGAAGGCGTGATAGGAAGTCATCTCTTTTTGCACCACAATAATATCCGGATACTGCCTCGACATTAAATTTTTCCATTTCATCAATAGCATTTTCAAGCCATTTTTCAGGCACAATACAATCAGCATCTGTAAATGCGTAAACAGTGCCTGATGCTTTTCTTACGCCATTGATTCTTGCCTGCCCCCTTCCGACATTTCTATCATTTTTAACGACAATTGCCCCCATTTCTTCTGCAACTTTTGCTGTAC
Encoded here:
- a CDS encoding glycosyltransferase produces the protein MHKDISVIIPAYNAEEDLKECLASLKKQTIKPKEIIVVDDGSTDSTAKVAEEMGAIVVKNDRNVGRGQARINGVRKASGTVYAFTDADCIVPEKWLENAIDEMEKFNVEAVSGYYCGAKRDDFLSRLQYADCSYRQKDIPKEVNTISSCNFVVTKEAYEAGGGFQPVLNEDMELGYWISKKYKIHWLHNNGVVHNFRNSLWKYLKQQEFFARQVMNSYLKFPEIFFSQSNYQKRSIIWELISILLLIVSVPLIFLSDYGVFLFIFAILCSIFLKTDILRFFKEKGFSTKEIYVSYFILLMRDCAWIIGLFNGVIYTILS